The following coding sequences lie in one Peromyscus maniculatus bairdii isolate BWxNUB_F1_BW_parent chromosome 3, HU_Pman_BW_mat_3.1, whole genome shotgun sequence genomic window:
- the Rnf148 gene encoding RING finger protein 148, whose protein sequence is MFFHFSCLSVSGGMNPLGLTPSVSRSVSSRLLRLSIFLLLSLPASKGKAIWTAHLNITFQVGNRIISELGESGVFGNHSPLERVSGAVVLPEGWNQNACNPLTNFSRPDQADSWLALIERGGCTFTHKINVAAEKGANGVIIYNYPGTGNKVFPMSHKGTENIVAVMIGNLKGMELLHLVQKGVYVTIIIEVGRMHMPWLSHYVMSLFTFLAATVAYLFLYCAWRPRVPSSSIRRQRQTKADVKKAIGQLPLRVLKEGDKELDPNEDSCVVCFDIYKTHDVIRILTCKHFFHKTCIDPWLLAHRTCPMCKCDILKP, encoded by the coding sequence atgttctttcatttttcatgcCTGTCAGTTAGTGGAGGAATGAACCCACTTGGACTGACTCCTTCAGTCTCCAGGTCTGTTTCATCTCGACTGTTGAGGCTTAGCATCTTTCTACTACTTAGCCTCCCTGCCTCCAAAGGAAAAGCAATATGGACGGCTCATCTGAATATAACGTTCCAGGTGGGAAACCGGATCATATCAGAGCTAGGAGAGAGTGGAGTGTTTGGGAATCATTCTCCTCTGGAAAGGGTGTCTGGTGCCGTGGTACTTCCCGAAGGATGGAATCAGAATGCGTGTAACCCCCTGACCAACTTCAGCAGGCCTGATCAGGCAGACTCTTGGCTGGCCCTCATTGAACGAGGAGGCTGTACTTTTACTCATAAAATCAATGTGGCAGCAGAGAAGGGAGCAAATGGGGTGATCATCTATAACTACCCAGGTACAGGCAACAAGGTGTTTCCCATGTCTCACAAGGGAACAGAGAATATAGTTGCAGTGATGATAGGCAACCTCAAAGGCATGGAACTTTTGCACTTGGTCCAGAAAGGTGTCTATGTGACAATCATCATTGAAGTGGGGAGAATGCACATGCCCTGGCTGAGCCACTATGTTATGTCTTTGTTCACCTTCCTGGCAGCCACAGTTGCTTACCTTTTCCTATATTGTGCCTGGAGACCCCGAGTTCCCAGTTCTTCtatcaggaggcaaagacagacaaAGGCCGATGTGAAGAAAGCTATTGGTCAGCTGCCACTCCGAGTGCTCAAAGAAGGGGATAAGGAGCTAGACCCAAATGAAGACagctgtgttgtttgttttgatatataCAAAACCCACGATGTAATACGTATTTTAACTTGCAAACATTTTTTCCACAAGACGTGTATTGACCCCTGGCTTTTAGCCCATAGGACATGCCCCATGTGCAAGTGTGACATTCTAAAACCTTAA
- the Rnf133 gene encoding E3 ubiquitin-protein ligase RNF133, whose product MNPLHTGTWQNSAASFWLLKFSLIWLLGQKCCTASAVWTAYMNISFHVGNRMLSELGETGVFGRSSNLKKVAGVVVPPEGKTQNACDPNTGFIRPQNNEPWIALIERGGCTFTQKIKVASENGAKGVIIYNFPGTGNQVFPMSHQAFEDTIVVMIGNLKGMEILHLIRKGVLVTVVVEVGRKHIIWLNHYFVSFMIVTTATLAYFAFYHIRRLWVARIETRRWKRLTRELKKAFGQLQVRVLKEGDEEVNPNADSCVICFEHYKPNDTVRFLTCKHFFHKNCIDPWILAHGTCPMCKCDILKALGIQMDIEDGTDSLQVLMASELPETFPPMEEETNNELPPAGTSGKVTHVREHPTSADSDSQPPAAEETGHPSPGQHDL is encoded by the coding sequence ATGAATCCCCTTCACACCGGCACTTGGCAAAACAGCGCCGCATCTTTCTGGCTTCTGAAATTCAGTTTGATTTGGCTCCTCGGTCAGAAGTGCTGCACAGCAAGTGCGGTTTGGACTGCTTACATGAACATCTCATTTCACGTGGGGAACCGCATGTTGTCAGAGCTAGGGGAGACCGGGGTCTTCGGAAGAAGTTCCAACTTGAAGAAAGTAGCAGGAGTCGTTGTGCCACCAGAGGGAAAAACTCAGAATGCTTGTGATCCCAACACCGGTTTCATCCGGCCGCAGAACAACGAGCCCTGGATTGCACTCATTGAACGAGGAGGTTGCACTTTCACACAGAAAATTAAGGTGGCTTCTGAGAATGGAGCCAAAGGAGTGATAATCTATAACTTTCCAGGTACTGGCAACCAGGTTTTCCCCATGTCTCACCAGGCATTTGAAGACACCATCGTAGTTATGATTGGTAACTTAAAAGGCATGGAAATTTTGCATTTAATTCGGAAGGGGGTTCTGGTTACAGTCGTGGTTGAGGTGGGGAGAAAGCATATTATCTGGCTGAATCACTATTTTGTCTCCTTTATGATCGTGACAACCGCTACTTTAGCGTATTTCGCCTTTTATCATATTCGGAGACTCTGGGTTGCAAGGATTGAGACCAGGAGATGGAAGCGATTAACAAGAGAGCTCAAGAAAGCTTTTGGCCAGCTGCAAGTTCGAGTATTAAAAGAGGGCGATGAGGAAGTAAATCCGAATGCGGATAGCTGCGTCATCTGCTTTGAACACTATAAGCCTAATGATACAGTTCGTTTTCTCACGTGTAAACATTTTTTCCACAAGAATTGCATCGACCCCTGGATCCTAGCCCATGGCACTTGCCCCATGTGCAAATGTGACATTCTGAAAGCTCTGGGGATTCAAATGGACATTGAGGATGGAACGGATTCTCTGCAAGTTCTGATGGCAAGTGAGCTGCCTGAAACCTTTCCACCTATGGAAGAAGAGACAAATAATGAACTTCCTCCTGCAGGAACTTCAGGAAAAGTGACCCATGTCCGGGAGCACCCTACTTCTGCAGACTCTGATAGCCAGCCTCCTGCAGCCGAGGAAACTGGCCATCCTTCACCTGGACAGCATGACCTTTGA